The genomic interval TTCTGGACGGCCGCGAAGTCCGGGTCGGCGAAGTCGACCGTCGGCGTGGCGAGGCCGTCGCACAGGTTGGCGTCGTCCACCGCCAGGCCGGCGATCTCGCCGGTGAGGCCGGGCAGGCCGGCGGTCACGTGCAGGTCGAGGGCGAGGTGCGAGGTCGGGTCGCAGGCGACCGAGAAGGCGCCGGAGAAGGACCGGCCGACGAGCTCGTCGACCGAGATCTCGCCGTTGCCGTTCGGGTCCCGCGGCTCGATCGTCAGCGACGACTCGAAGTCCACGGCCTTGCCGGCGGCCGGGCCGTGCACGGCCACGTCGACCACGCCGAGGAGCGCGGTCTCGGGCTGGCCCGGCGGCACCGTCTGCTCGGCCTTCAGGGTGACGCGGATGCCGTTGTCGTCGGCCGGCAGCAGGTACACCCGGTCGTGGGACCGCTCGGGCTCGACGATGAACCGGAAGCTCATCGCCACCTCGGCCTCCACGTCGGGGCCGTCGAGGCGGAGGCCGCCGGTGTCGAAGCGCATCTCGGTGAGCGGGCCGCCGAGGGTCACGTCGAGCAGCAGCTCGTAGCGCTCGGTGGCCGCGTGCGGGGTGATCGTGGCGTCGACCTCGAGGTCGAGCGGGCCGACCTCGTCGTCGAGGCCGTCGAGCCAGGCGTCGAGCTCGGACAGCGCCTTCGGGGTCCCCTCGGCGACGAGCTTGTCGCGCAGGCCGCCGACGGCGTCGCGGATGAGCTGGGGCAGGCGGGCGAGGTCCAGGTCCCGATCGCCGTCCCTGTCCCGCTTCTTGCGGGTGTCGTCGGGCAGGAGCCGCTGGATCTCCTCGACGATGTCGATCCGGGACATGACCTCCATCAGCTGGGCGAGGTCCTGGTTGATGGCCTCGAAGGCCTCGATGTCGCCGGGGACGTGCGGCGGCAGCTCGGGCGCGGTGATCCCGAGGTGGGCGGCCAGGTGGTCCTCGATGGGCAGGGCGTAGCCGTAGAAGTGGCCGGCCCGGTTGGGGTGGAAGGAGCCCTCGGGGTCGCGCTGGTAGAGGAACGAGGTCGGGATGTCGCGCACCCAGGTGTCGTTGGCGCAGTAGCCGTGGGTGGCGAACGCGCCGGTCGGCTCGGTGATGACGGCGAACCGGCCCGGGTAATCGGCGTTGGCCGTGCCGGTGGCGGCGACGATCTCGGTCTTCAGCCGCTGGACGATGGCCTCGGCGGCCCACCCCCACTCGTGCTGGGTCATGATCCCGGCGTCGGAATCCATGCCGGCCGGGGCCAGCAGGTCGTCGACGGCGTCCTTCAGCCACTGGGGCATGCGGGCGACGCGGGCGACCTCGTCGGTGTGGCAGACGCTGCCGTCGTCGTCGGTCTCGGGGTTCGGGTAGGTGGTGAGGAACACCCGGCCGGCGGCGATCCCGTGCGCCGGGTCGGCCGACCGGAGGGGCAGGTCCATCAGCTGGTCGGCCATCGCGCCGATGCGGCTCCGGAGCTGGCCGAAGCGCACGCCGAGGAACTGGTCGGCCGTCTGGGCCTGGCCGTCGGGGCCCATCATCTGGTCGGACGGCATGGTCGAGCAGTCGTCGGTCAACAGGCAGGCGAAGGCGACCTTCGAGAAGAACACGTCGTTGATCCCGCCGGACACGGTGATGGCGTCGATGGCCCGGCCGCCGATGATCGAGGCCAGCTGCTCCACCTGGGGCGGGAGGCAGTCGGGGTCGGTCGGGCGGGGCGCGTCGAGCTTCGGGTCCGGGTAGCGGATGTAGAACGGCGAGCTCGGGTCGTCGCAGTCGAGGCGGGGGTCGGCGTCGTTGACCAGGCCCTGGTACGGGCCGATCACGCCCCTCGTGATGCGGGCGCCGGAGCAGGCCAGGTGGATGAACGTGACCGAGCTGTGCGGGTCACGCTGCTCGAGGCGGATGGCGGCCTGGGCCGGGCCGGCCAGCGCCGAGCGGTGGCACTGCTCGTCGTTCCAGGTGTGGGAGAACCCGGCGCTCGTGAACGAGCGGGACCGCAGCGCCGGCTCGAGGTGGTCGGGGTTGCCCTCGCCGGACGCGGCGGAGTCCCCGAGCGACACGATCACGTGGTCGCGGGGCAGGATCGTCTGCGTCGTCGTCGACGAGCCGGAGCCGTCGGCAAGCGTGAGGGTCACCTGGTAAGGCACGTCGACCTCGGCGTACGGGTGGGTGACCGTGCAGTCGTTGCCGGCGTCGGACGGCGGGGTGCCGTCGCCGAAGTCCCAGGTGTAGGTGGCGCCGGGGTGGGGCTGGCCCCCGGTCGCGCACGCGTCGAAGTCGACCGGCCAGGTCGCGGGGTCGACGTAGGCGGCGTCGGTGCGCTCGTCGATCACGTCGTCGTGGTCGGCGTCGACGCCGAAGCGGTCGGGCATCGACCAGGTGAAGGCGGCCGGGGGCGTGGCCCCGGCCCACGGGCCGAACGCGGCGAGGACGACGGCCGCGGCCACGCCCACCAGCACCATCGGGATCGCCTTGCGCAGCATCAGTTCCCTCCGAGGACGACGATCTGGCCGTACATGCCGGCCGTGAAGTGGGGCGGCCCGCCGGCGGCGCCGGTCGGGAGGGTGCAGACGACGAGGTAGCGGCCGGGCCGGTCGAGGGTCGCGGTGGCGACCTCGCCGCCCGGCCCGGCGGTGGCGGTGGCGGCGGCCCGGCCGACGAGCGCGTCGACCTCGCCGGCCGGCAGGGCGACGAGCTCGTCGACGGTGCGCTCGTCGCCGTCGGCCAGGCGGACGGCCACCAGCTCGTGGGCCTCGGTGGTCGACGCGTTGGTCAGCCGCACCGGGGTGCCGGCCGGCACCCGGTCGGGGAGGCCGTCGAAGGCGTAGTCCACGGCGAGCACGGCGACCGGGTCGGCCGCCACCGTGGTGCTGGTGGCCGCCGGGGCGGTCGGCGCCGTCGCCGACCGGGCCGGGCCCGGTCCGCCGTCGGAGCAGCCGGCCGCCACGACGGCGACGGCGGCCAGTGCCGGGAGTGTCCTGCGGAGCATGGGGCGAGCATCGGATGCCGGCCTTGGCGACGGCTTGTGAGCGGCTTGCCACGGCCACGGGGCGCGGCGGGGGCCGGCCTGCAAGTCGCCTGCAAGCGGCGGTCAAGGGCCGGGCCGGACGATGGCGGGGTGCCGCACGCCCACGCGCGCTTCGCCGACCCCGTCGAGGTCGCCCCCGGCGCGGTGGTCGTGCCCAGCTTCCACGGCGACGACGCCGCCCCGTTCCTCATCCCCGTCAACGCGCTCGTGCTGCGCCGGCCGGCGGCCGTCGTCGTGCTCGGCGGCATGCCGCTGCCGGCCACCGAGCGGCTGTGGTCCCACGTCGACCCGGGCGCCGTCCGGGCGGTGGTCGCCACCCGTCCCGGGGCGGGACCGGCGGCCGACGACGTCCGGGCGCTGACGGCCGTGTGCCGGGGCGCGACGGTGTACGGGTCGGCCGGCGTGCCCGTAGAGCCCGGCGACTCGATCGAGGGCCTGTCGGTCACCCGGGCGCCCGGCGGCGACCTCGGCGTGCTCGTGCCCGACCTGCGGCTGTGGTGGTCGTCCTCGGCCCTGGCGACGCCGGTGCGCCACCCGGTGGTCGACGCCGACGACCTGGACGACGCCTACTGGGAGCGGCAGGTGGCGGGCTGGGACCCGGCCTGCTTCGACGGGCTGCGGGCCATCGCCCCCGACACGGTCGTGAGCGGCCACGGGATGGTGCTGCGGGGCGACCGGCTGCGCACGGCCCTGGCCGACCGCTCGCCGCCCACCAACGGCGCGGCCGCCGCCGCGCTGGAGCTGCGGGCGGCGCTCGCCGCCCTCGCCGCCGGGCGGTGGTGCTAGGGCACCTCGAAGCCCAGGTCGGCGGCTCGGCGGGCGACGTGGCGGGCGACGCCGTGGGCGCCCTGGGCGGTCGCCGCCTCGTGGGCCTTCGCCAGCCGCAGCCGCACGTCGTCGGCGGGCGCGCCCGTGCGGTGGTGCACGATCGCCTCGTAGAGCATCACGGTCGGCACGTTCGACCGCTCGCCCCGCTCCTCGATCACCGCCCACGCCTCGGCGATGGAGCCGAGGGCCAGGTCGGCCCGGCCCACCTCCAGCTGGGCGTAGGCCCGGTTGGTCAGGTGGACGGGCACGATCGTCCTCGCCCCGGTGGCGAGGTAGCCGGGCAGGGCGTCGGCGTAGATGGCGAGCGCGTCCTCGGGCCGGCCCAGGTGGGCGAGGCCGGCGGCGAGGAACATGCGGTTGCCGTTGGTGAAGAACGACGCCGCCCGGTTGGGGTCGTGGGTCGCCGCGGTGCGGGCCAGCCGCTCGACCCGCACGAAGTCGCCGACCATCACTCCGGCGTACGCGCCGTTGCTCAGCACGATGATCTGCGAGAACGGGTCGGGGTAGGCCCGGCCGAGCGCCTCGTAGCGGCCGCCGTCGTCCTCCAGCTCGCCGGCCATCTCGGCGAACGTGAGGGCGAACGCCCTCGTCAGCGGGCCGCTCTCGAGCAGCGCCTCGATGTCGGCGTCGGTCCTCGCCTCCGCCCGCTTCGTGTACCGCACGGCCTC from Acidimicrobiales bacterium carries:
- a CDS encoding PKD domain-containing protein — its product is MLRKAIPMVLVGVAAAVVLAAFGPWAGATPPAAFTWSMPDRFGVDADHDDVIDERTDAAYVDPATWPVDFDACATGGQPHPGATYTWDFGDGTPPSDAGNDCTVTHPYAEVDVPYQVTLTLADGSGSSTTTQTILPRDHVIVSLGDSAASGEGNPDHLEPALRSRSFTSAGFSHTWNDEQCHRSALAGPAQAAIRLEQRDPHSSVTFIHLACSGARITRGVIGPYQGLVNDADPRLDCDDPSSPFYIRYPDPKLDAPRPTDPDCLPPQVEQLASIIGGRAIDAITVSGGINDVFFSKVAFACLLTDDCSTMPSDQMMGPDGQAQTADQFLGVRFGQLRSRIGAMADQLMDLPLRSADPAHGIAAGRVFLTTYPNPETDDDGSVCHTDEVARVARMPQWLKDAVDDLLAPAGMDSDAGIMTQHEWGWAAEAIVQRLKTEIVAATGTANADYPGRFAVITEPTGAFATHGYCANDTWVRDIPTSFLYQRDPEGSFHPNRAGHFYGYALPIEDHLAAHLGITAPELPPHVPGDIEAFEAINQDLAQLMEVMSRIDIVEEIQRLLPDDTRKKRDRDGDRDLDLARLPQLIRDAVGGLRDKLVAEGTPKALSELDAWLDGLDDEVGPLDLEVDATITPHAATERYELLLDVTLGGPLTEMRFDTGGLRLDGPDVEAEVAMSFRFIVEPERSHDRVYLLPADDNGIRVTLKAEQTVPPGQPETALLGVVDVAVHGPAAGKAVDFESSLTIEPRDPNGNGEISVDELVGRSFSGAFSVACDPTSHLALDLHVTAGLPGLTGEIAGLAVDDANLCDGLATPTVDFADPDFAAVQNLGPHDVVDAVIAIAQALQVVQERADLDLPFADGALSDVVDVATDVRRFLVDAGWTDPDDPLTPVSMEEGEERTTSLADLVAGLEDALGLPEGAMGLRYEPAQQRFALDLGLTAQAADVTVPVDGSLLERAGIADAAGEATVAADATATVDLGIALDVSSDPEGTPTDQLRTVTDRLLVRTDGAGVEVDAGARLRLAGSALIGPLPVEVTLDDGSGGPRSLLSKPDPSRPLLSIGLDSPGDYASLADLLSGDPDRFAVTADVNAGLAPVPVHVVARLRQGGPVLGSGTVTVAWPDLAALTGPDGPQVTADAAFDRDLLRFADANDPWRMVALLLGGVRDAADGVVDTAREHEELARSLPVVGAGYDDVVAAFAGVSDAADALLAAHEQLTLPNVEAALEGALVDTLGFTQAEAEAAVAVDLDRSTPRTALVLHLDLCAASTDETGCGTGPAVAGRLVLDADGFGLVGVDGEATFGLDYLARARIDLALELPAVLPGTSEAPEPVVDPDEAPMGLFVLGSTGVTVDLSAGVDFSRSPTGAFRVHVGPYDASLGIVGTRNGAPVVDRATGSASVRLDVGTGRPAAERLTPAEWLDAVATELEDGILDQSAPNASCPDQPGDLDACLTLPVYLRTAAGNVTTADGRKWERMGTGSITFRAGDLLDPTTWQADVPDDV